GCCTTTTTTTCATGATAATAAATGATGGCATCTTCCAAAGCTGTGGTAGGAACGATGTGTGTTGGGTCCACGAAGTTGTATTGTTTTAAAATTTCAGCTCTGGCATCCACTGGCACAACAGGCGCTGGCGCGCTTGGTGTTTCAGGCTCTGGGGTTGATGTTGAAGGTTCTTCACTGCTACCCTCTTTAGAAACAGGCTCATTGTTGGGATCATCTGGTAAGGCTGCAAACTCGCCTGCACAGGCAGTCAGTGTCAGCATCATTGCTACGGTCATTAGACCTTTGATTGAAAAGAAAGACTTCATGCCGATCCTCCGTGGTATTAAAGGAAATCGGCTGCTCATTTTTAAAACTTTAAAGCGACAGAAACTGTCTGTTCAGTTGACAGTTTCCCTCTGAAATTTGGCGGATTTCGACCAAAAGCTAGCTAAGATTTTAAAGATTTATGTCATTCGCAAAACCGCCACTGGATTATGTTTTAGGCGATAGTCAAAACACATCTGCACTTCGCAGTAAGACAACGCGAAAATCATAGCTAATGTCTTTCGATTTTTTGTACAGCCAGGACTATGTTTTCACACGGTTTCTTTTGCAAAGAGGCTTGGCACTTTTATATTTCATTGGATTTTTAATCGCCGCAAATCAGGGAAGAGGTTTGTTAGGAAGTAACGGCATCCTACCTATTCCGATTTTTTTGAAAAGAACCACCTTCAACAATCATCCCAGCATTTTTTATTTTAAATATTCGGACGAACTTTACACATCACTTGCGTGGATCGGTGTCGCTGTCTCTGCTCTAACCTTTTTTGGGTTCAGCGATTCGTTCGGTCCTATCACTTCCATGTTGATCTGGACACTGCTGTGGTTGCTATATATGTCCTTCGTAAATGTCGGGCAGGTTTTCTATGGTTATGGCTGGGAAATTCTGCTTTTAGAAGCTGGTTTCCTGGCGATCTTTTTAGGTCCAACAGAACAAGCAGTCCCCGTTCCGGTCATTTGGCTTTATCGCTGGCTTTTGTTTCGCGTGATGTTTGGCGCAGGCTTAATCAAAATTCGTGGTGATGAGTGTTGGCGCGATCTAACATGTATGTACTATCACTATGAAACCCAGCCATTGCCAAATCCACTAAGTTGGTTTTTTCATCGCTTGCCGAAATGGTTTCAGAAACTGTCGCTGCTTTACAACCACTTGGTTGAACTTGTGATGCCTTTTTTTTATTTCTTCCCGTCGTACCTCGGATACATCTCGGGACTTTCAACAATCTTGTTTCAAAGTTTGATTGCGTTAAGTGGAAACCTAAGCTGGTTGAATTTGATTTCCATTGTTCTGTGCATTTCATGCTTCGATGATAATTTCTTTAAATTTTTCAGCGAGCTCCCACCGATTGTTGCCGAAGGCCCCACATTCTGGCAGCCCCCCGTCATGTTTTTGGTCACAGCTATTTTACTTTTCCTTAGTAAAAAACCTTTAATGAATATGATTTCAAAACGCCAGGTCATGAATCGCAGTTTTGATCCGTGGCATTTGATGAATACCTACGGCGCTTTCGGCAGCATCACCCGCGAACGGATGGAGGTAGTTTTAGAAGGAACCTTGATTGAAAATCCTGATCAACATACCCAATGGGTTGAATATGAATTTAAAGGAAAACCGGGAAATCCCCAGCGTTGTCCTCCGCAAGTAAGTCCTTATCATTTCAAAATCGATTGGCAAATGTGGTTCGCCGCGATGTCTGATTATCGCTATCATCCGTGGATCTTAAATTTCGTCGGAAGAATTCTTTCTGGGAATAAGGATGTTATCGATTTACTCAAAGAAGATCCCTTCGACGGTCAACCGCCGAAATACATTCAAGCAAAGCTGTATCGTTATTCATTTACAAAAAATTTAAAAGAAGGCTGGTGGGAGAGGACTTATCTGGGACTTTACCTGCCTCCGCTCAGTTTAGATGATGAAAGTTTTAGAATTTATTTATTAGAAGAAGGCTTATTTCCTGAGGAGGAATAATGGGCGACATGACATTACCCTGGTGGGAGTTTGTGCTACGGGCTTGGGCCGTTTATTTCTTTTTAGTCGTGATCCTAAGAGTTTTAGGACGTCGACAAATCGGTGAATTCAGTCCGTTTGATCTGATCGTGTTGTTGCTTTTAAGTGATGCGGTTCAAAATTCCCTGATCGGCGGGGATGAATCTTTAGCAGGTGGATTGATTGTTGTAACCACTCTTTTGCTTACTGAATATGGCATCGGCTGGTTGACGTTCAAATTCAAGCCAGTCTCTTCAATCATCGAAGGTGAACCGAAGCGACTGATTGAAAATGGGGTGATTAATGAAAAATTAAGAAAAGATGAACATTTAAGTGATAACGATCTTAAGGAAGCTTTACGCGCGAAAGGTGTCGCCAATCCCAAGGAAGTTCTGTTGGCCATGATTGAAACCAATGGCCACATCACCGTCATTAAGAAGGACGAAAAATTTAAAGACTCACCGCCAAAATTTTATCGGACAAAGAAACCTCGTCGGGCTGCAAGTCCACCACAAGCGGAGAAATCTTAAGTCCTTTGCTTTGGGCTTCTCTTAAAAGTCTGCCGTATTCTGGATCAATATCATCGGCAGGCGCAAAGGTATGACAGTCATCGCGCTGAATGGTGAAAACGATTTCAGCCGAATGACCTTGCTCTATCAGATTCATCAATTCGCGTAAATGTTTTTGGGCGCGCTCGGAAACGGCGTCAGGGAATTTTGCGATTCCCTCTTCTGCCAACGTTACGTTTTTGACTTCGATGAAATGAACCTTGTCAGAGTTTTGACTTTTTAAACCAAAATCCAAACGAGTTTCCGCATTAATTTTGTATTCTGGTTTTACTTCATGAAAAGCTGACCAAGCAGCGAAACTTCCCGTCACATCATTTCGGCCCACAACATTTTGCAGAGCCTCTTTCACTACAGTGTTTGGTGTCGCCGTATTGACTCCCACCCAACTGCCGGATGGCGATTTGATCATCTCTAATGTGAATTTCAATTTGCGTTCTGGGTTTTTGCTTTCAGAAAACAGACAAGCTTGGCCAGGATTATTGATGCTTTTAAGGCTTCCGGTGTTGGGGCAATGGGCCGTAACCACCTGACCTTGAAAATCAATATCCGCGAAAAAGCGTTTATAGCGTTTTAGGAACACACCCTCTTGCAGCTTTGATGAAAACTTCATGAAAATACCTCGATAAAGCGCCACCTTAATCAACCTGGAACGCTTTTGTCGAGGGTCGATGAAAAGGGCCCGCCTGACTGCGTTGTCAGGCCTTTCATTTTGCATTCGAACCTTTTTGATCGTCCCTTATTTTACACGACTGATGAAAAGCTCTATTATGCATGGCGTAATTCGATGCAAATACCCTGGGGTAAGACTAGAAGGGAGTGTTCTAAAAAAGAATGCTAAAGGAATGGTCCTATGTTGCAGAAAAAGCCAATAACTCCAAAGCCTTCGTGGCTTAAGGTGCGCGCGCCGTCGGGCGAAAATTATACGCGTATCAAGGAGATGATGAGCGACCTGAAACTAGCGACAGTTTGCCAGGAAGCGCGTTGCCCAAATATCGGCGAGTGCTGGTCAGGTGGAACGGCGACAATCATGATCATGGGCGAGGTTTGCACTCGCGGTTGCCGTTTCTGTAATGTGAAGACTGGAAATCCAAAAGGCGTTCTTGATCAATTTGAACCCGAGAAGGTTGCATACTCTTTATCGCAAATGAATTTGGAATACGTTGTTATTACAACCGTAGACCGCGATGACCTTCCTGATCAAGGTGCTGAACATTTCGTTCGCACTGTAACGACAATTAAAAAATTGTCTCCGAATCTGATTATCGAAATTTTGGCTGGTGATTTCCGTGGCGATCAAGCTTTGGTAAATCAACTGACCGATGCTAAGCCTGATGTGTATGCGCACAACATTGAAACTGTAGAGCGTTTAACGCCAAAAGTTCGTGATCCGCGCGCAGGTTACCGCCAAAGTTTACGCGTTTTAGAAATGGTGAAAGAGCGTGATCCAAGCCGTTACACGAAGTCTTCAATCATGTTGGGACTTGGTGAAACCGACGAAGAGATTCTGCAAACTCTGAAAGATTTGCGCGCTGTTGGCTGTGACGTAGTGACCTTTGGTCAATACTTACAACCCACCCCAAGACATTTGAAAGTAGTGGACTATGTCACTCCTGAAAAATTTCAAGAGTGGCAAACTATCGCTGAAGGCATGGGCTTCTTATATGTAGCTTCTGGTCCTTTGGTACGCAGTTCTTACCGAGCTGGTGAATTCTTTATGAAGGGAATCATCAATAAGGAAAGAGCTCAATTGAACATGAATTTAATAACAACTTTTTAGGACTCATAAACGGAAAGGAACTTTCTCAACATGGCAACTGACGTAAAACTGCCCGAACTTGGCGAAGGTGTTACAGAAGGTGAATTAGTAAAATGGTTGGTAAAACCCGGCGACTCTGTGAAAGCCGATCAACCTATCGCTGAAGTATTGACGGACAAAGCAACTGTTGAGGTTCCATCTCCTGTTGCTGGTGTTGTTAAAGACGTAAAATTTAAAGCTGGTGATGTGGTTAAAGTTGGTTCAACTATGATCACTCTTGAAGCTGGCGCTGGTGCGACAGCTTCCGCTCCTGCGGCAAAAGCAGCCCCTGCTGCTCAAGCTTCGACTCAGTCCAGTTCCGCAGCTGCCGCTGCTGCACCTCCTGCGCCCGGCGCGGGAAAGGTTCAAGACGTAAAACTACCTGAACTTGGTGAAGGTGTTACTGAAGGTGAACTAGTTAAGTGGTTAGTTAAACCAGGTGACTCTGTAAAAGCGGACCAAGCTATTGCTGAAGTATTAACTGATAAAGCGACTGTTGAGGTTCCAACTCCAGTAGCTGGTGTAGTAAAAGACGTTAAATTTAAAACTGGTGATGTGGTAAAAGTAGGATCAACTATGATCACTCTTGAGGGTGCTGGTGGCGCTACTGCTGCTGCAGCTCAACCTCCAGCGGGTGCTCAACGTGAAATCCCAGCTTCTGCGCATGCGAACTTTGCTGCATCTTCTGCTCCGGCTCAAGCTTCGACTTCTACTAGCTCAGCTCCGGCTGGTGCTTCTGCTGGAATTTTCCCTCCAGTAGCTGATTCAAAAGTTCTGGCGACTCCTGCGACTCGTCGCTTGGCTCGTGAGATGGGTGTCGACATCAATACACTTGGTGGTTCAGGTCTTGCGGGTCGCGTGACTCGTGAAGATGTTATGTCTGCTAAAGGTGGCGCTCCAGCGGCTAGCCAAGCCGGAGCTTCAGCGAAGGCTGGTGGCATGACTATTCCTAAACCTTCTTACCAAGGACCTGCTGGTGCTGCTGAAGAGCGTGTGCCATTAATCGGTATCCGTAAGAAGATTGCTGAAAACATGCAACGTTCTAAACACGTGATTCCTCACTTCACTATCATGGATGAAGCGAAGGTTGATGCGATGGTTGCTTTGCGTGAAGGTCTAAAAGAACATGCTGAAAAACAAGGAACTAAGATCACTTATCTTCCGATCGTTATTAAAGCGTTGATCGCGACTATCCGTGAATTCCCAATGTTCAATGCTTCTATCGACGATGCTGCGGGTGAAGTTGTTTACAAAAAATACTTCAACATCGGTTTTGCCGCTGACACTCCAAACGGACTTGTTGTTCCAGTCATCAAGAATGCAGATCAAAAATCTATTCTTGAAATCTCTAAAGAGATTTTGGACCTTTCAAAGCGTGCCCGTGACGGTAAGTTGAAACCAGATGAAATGAAAGGTGCAACTATCACTGTGACGAACATCGGTTCTATCGGTGGTACTTACGCGACTCCAGTGATCAACCATCCTGAAGTGGCGATCCTTGGTATGTACAAAATCGATGAAAAACCAGTTATTAAAAATGGCCAGTTAGCAGCAATCAAAGTAATGAACTACACGATGACTGCAGACCACCGTTTGATCGACGGCGCTGTAGCGGCAAGATTCTTGGCTGCCTTCATCGCTCGTATCGAAAATCCTGGTAAATTGTTAGTGGAGTTAGTGTAATGCAAAATTTTGACGTAGTAGTTATTGGTGCGGGTCCTGGCGGTTATGTAGCTGCCATCCGCTCTGCTCAACTTGGTTTTAAAACTGCTGTTATTGAACGCGAGTTCCTTGGTGGCGTGTGCTTGAACGTGGGTTGTATCCCATCTAAAGCTATGATCGTTGCAACTCACCTTTTACATAAAGCTCAACATAACTTTAAAGATATGGGTTTGATGATCAAAGGTGACATCAGCGTTGATATGAAACAGCTTGTGACTTGGAAACAATCTGTTTGTGATAAAATGTCTGGCGGCGTGAACCAACTTCTTAAAGGTTATGGCGTTACCATCATTAAGGGTGAAGCGAACTTTAAAACTTCTAAAGAAATCACGGTGAAGTCAGCCTCTGGAACTGAATCAGTTCAAGCAAAGTACTTCATCGTGGCAACAGGTTCTCGTCCCATTGAAATCCCTGGTTTCAAATTTGACGAAAAAGATATCTGCTCTTCAACTGGTGCGTTGGCTTTCGATACTATTCCTAAGCGCGTGGCAGTTATCGGTGGTGGTTACATCGGTTTAGAGATTTCTTCTTACCTAAAAAAATTAGGCTCTGAAGTGACCGTGATCGAAGCTCAATCAGCATTGCTTGCTGGTGTGGTTGACCCAGACTGCGCTCAGGTTGTTGAACGTAAGCTTAAAAAATCCGGCGTGAACATCATGTACGGTGCTAAAGCTAAAGGTCAGAAAAAAGTTAAAGACGGTTACGAAGTGACTGTTGAAATCAACGGCAAAGAAGAAGTTGTTAAATGCGACAAAATTCTTGTGACTGTGGGCCGTCGTCCAAATGGCGATCAAACAAACTTGAAAGCCGCTGGCATTACGGTTGATGAACGTGGTTTCGTTAAAGTTGATGCTCAACGCCGCACAAATGTTTCTAATATCTTTGCTATCGGTGATATCTGTGGCCAACCAATGCTTGCGCATAAAGCTTCACACGAAGGTGTGTTGGTAGCTGAAGTGATTTCTGGCGCCAACCGCGTTTACGACGCAAAAACAGTTCCGGCAGTAGTATTTACTGACCCAGAAATCGCGTCTGCGGGTATGACTGAAGCTGAATGCAAAGCGAAAGGTTATAACGACCTTATGATCGGTAAATTCCCATTCGGAGCTAACGGTCGCGCAGTCAGCATGATGGAAACAGATGGTTTCGTGAAAATGATCGCTGATAAAAAGACACATGTTCTTTTGGGCGTTCACATCGTTGGACCAGAAGCTTCTAACTTGATTTCTGAAGCAGTTCTAGCAATCGAAATGGGTGCAAGAATCGAAGATCTTGCATTGTCGATCCATCCTCACCCAACATTGGGCGAAACAATGATGGAAGCAGCGGAAGCGACTTTGGGTCACGCGATTCACATCATTCAAAAACCTTTGAAGCACTAAGATTTGAGTTTCAGCAAAAAGTTTTTGTAGAAAATGGAGTTGGAAACAACTCCATTTTTTTTGGTGTCGTTTTGTTCAGGCACTGTTCGTGCATAATTCTTTTTACCATTAAAAAAAGTTGTCACTATGACACTGAATTCGGGGGAATTTATGAAAAGAATTATCTTCGCAATGCTATTCGTGTGCGGATTGGCACCGATGGCTCAAGCAGACATCCAACCTTTCGGTGATGAAATAAATAATGTTGAAAACTCGTGGATCAGACCGGGTCCTCCGGGACGTCGTCCGGATCCGTATCCAGGGCCCGGTTATCCGCCGGATCGCCCAGGTCGCCCACCGGGACCGGGTCGTCCACATCCACCTCACAATCCAAATCCACCTCCTTACAGAATTGAATACATCACGTGTTCATCTTGGAACTATCAATACAACGAATGCTACTTCCATCCATGGGGAGTTCAGCAAGTTCGTTTGAACAGCCGCCACACTTATGATCCTTGTATCTGGGGTCGCACAGCGGGTGCTTACGGAGATCGCGTGTGGGTGAGCAACGGTTGCCAAGCAACTTTTGAAATCATTCGTTACTAGTTCCTTAGTTTTTTGAACTCCGACTATAAAAAGCCCCGTTTGAAATAACGGGGCTTTTTATTTTTGTTTGTTCACGGTGTTTGTTTCAGCGCAAAGTCCTTTCGGGAATTCGTTGTTATAAATAAATCATGAATACAAGAATTGGAATTTCCGGTTGGGTTTATCCTCCTTGGCGTGGGATTTTTTATCCTGAAGATCTTAATCAAAAAAAGGAACTGCACTATGCTTCACGGCAAGTGCAAAGCATAGAAATCAACGGCACTTTTTATTCTTCACAGTGGCCGAATTCGTTTAAGCATTGGTATTCCGAGACACCTGATGACTTTTGTTTTTCAGTCAAAGGACCACGTTACATTACCCATATACGCCGTTTGAAAGAAGTCGAAATTCCATTAGCTAATTTCTTTGCTACGGGTGTTCTTTATCTAGATGAAAAATTAGAGGTCTTTCTTTGGCAGTTCCCGCCGAACTTTCTATTCGACGAAGAACGGCTTGAAAACTTTTTTAAGATGCTTCCTAGAAGTTTCAAAGAGGCGGCGAAGTTTTCAAAGAAAGCGGATCGTCACCCAATTGAATACCCCAAACATATTGCTTCAGCCAACCGGCCATTAAGACATGCCATCGAGATACGTCATCATAGTTTTGAAAATCCTGATTTTATAAAGTTGCTACGAAAATACGACATCGCTTTGGTCTTTGCTGATACGGCAGGCACTTGGCCCTATATGGAAGATATCACAAGTGACTTCCTATATCTGCGACTGCACGGACCGGAGGAACTTTATAAGAGTGGCTATGATGATCCAACTTTAAGATGGTGGGCAGATCGTATTAAGACGTGGACTGAAGGTCGTCAGCCTAAGGATGCTTTGACGATTATCGATGAAAAACCTGAAGTGAAGACACGTAAAGCTTATATTTACTTTGATAATGACATCAAAGTTCGCGCGCCATTTGATGCGCAAACTTTGATGAAGTTTTTAAAATCTAAAACTAAAGAGACTTTTTCATCTCAGTCAGAGCTGTCGTTGTAGCTTTATATTTTTCTAATTTTGCTTCCGGCAGCGACAGCGCTTGGTCGATCGATGCTTTGGCTTCGTCCTTTAGTTTTAGATTCTTTTGAATTTCTGCTAAATTCTTCAGGTTCATGAATTTTAAGTCTGAACCTAGCTCTACAGCTTTTT
This is a stretch of genomic DNA from Bdellovibrio reynosensis. It encodes these proteins:
- a CDS encoding lipase maturation factor family protein, which produces MALLYFIGFLIAANQGRGLLGSNGILPIPIFLKRTTFNNHPSIFYFKYSDELYTSLAWIGVAVSALTFFGFSDSFGPITSMLIWTLLWLLYMSFVNVGQVFYGYGWEILLLEAGFLAIFLGPTEQAVPVPVIWLYRWLLFRVMFGAGLIKIRGDECWRDLTCMYYHYETQPLPNPLSWFFHRLPKWFQKLSLLYNHLVELVMPFFYFFPSYLGYISGLSTILFQSLIALSGNLSWLNLISIVLCISCFDDNFFKFFSELPPIVAEGPTFWQPPVMFLVTAILLFLSKKPLMNMISKRQVMNRSFDPWHLMNTYGAFGSITRERMEVVLEGTLIENPDQHTQWVEYEFKGKPGNPQRCPPQVSPYHFKIDWQMWFAAMSDYRYHPWILNFVGRILSGNKDVIDLLKEDPFDGQPPKYIQAKLYRYSFTKNLKEGWWERTYLGLYLPPLSLDDESFRIYLLEEGLFPEEE
- a CDS encoding DUF421 domain-containing protein; its protein translation is MGDMTLPWWEFVLRAWAVYFFLVVILRVLGRRQIGEFSPFDLIVLLLLSDAVQNSLIGGDESLAGGLIVVTTLLLTEYGIGWLTFKFKPVSSIIEGEPKRLIENGVINEKLRKDEHLSDNDLKEALRAKGVANPKEVLLAMIETNGHITVIKKDEKFKDSPPKFYRTKKPRRAASPPQAEKS
- the sfsA gene encoding DNA/RNA nuclease SfsA, which encodes MKFSSKLQEGVFLKRYKRFFADIDFQGQVVTAHCPNTGSLKSINNPGQACLFSESKNPERKLKFTLEMIKSPSGSWVGVNTATPNTVVKEALQNVVGRNDVTGSFAAWSAFHEVKPEYKINAETRLDFGLKSQNSDKVHFIEVKNVTLAEEGIAKFPDAVSERAQKHLRELMNLIEQGHSAEIVFTIQRDDCHTFAPADDIDPEYGRLLREAQSKGLKISPLVVDLQPDEVSLSDKILAVSL
- the lipA gene encoding lipoyl synthase, translating into MLQKKPITPKPSWLKVRAPSGENYTRIKEMMSDLKLATVCQEARCPNIGECWSGGTATIMIMGEVCTRGCRFCNVKTGNPKGVLDQFEPEKVAYSLSQMNLEYVVITTVDRDDLPDQGAEHFVRTVTTIKKLSPNLIIEILAGDFRGDQALVNQLTDAKPDVYAHNIETVERLTPKVRDPRAGYRQSLRVLEMVKERDPSRYTKSSIMLGLGETDEEILQTLKDLRAVGCDVVTFGQYLQPTPRHLKVVDYVTPEKFQEWQTIAEGMGFLYVASGPLVRSSYRAGEFFMKGIINKERAQLNMNLITTF
- a CDS encoding 2-oxo acid dehydrogenase subunit E2; its protein translation is MATDVKLPELGEGVTEGELVKWLVKPGDSVKADQPIAEVLTDKATVEVPSPVAGVVKDVKFKAGDVVKVGSTMITLEAGAGATASAPAAKAAPAAQASTQSSSAAAAAAPPAPGAGKVQDVKLPELGEGVTEGELVKWLVKPGDSVKADQAIAEVLTDKATVEVPTPVAGVVKDVKFKTGDVVKVGSTMITLEGAGGATAAAAQPPAGAQREIPASAHANFAASSAPAQASTSTSSAPAGASAGIFPPVADSKVLATPATRRLAREMGVDINTLGGSGLAGRVTREDVMSAKGGAPAASQAGASAKAGGMTIPKPSYQGPAGAAEERVPLIGIRKKIAENMQRSKHVIPHFTIMDEAKVDAMVALREGLKEHAEKQGTKITYLPIVIKALIATIREFPMFNASIDDAAGEVVYKKYFNIGFAADTPNGLVVPVIKNADQKSILEISKEILDLSKRARDGKLKPDEMKGATITVTNIGSIGGTYATPVINHPEVAILGMYKIDEKPVIKNGQLAAIKVMNYTMTADHRLIDGAVAARFLAAFIARIENPGKLLVELV
- the lpdA gene encoding dihydrolipoyl dehydrogenase: MQNFDVVVIGAGPGGYVAAIRSAQLGFKTAVIEREFLGGVCLNVGCIPSKAMIVATHLLHKAQHNFKDMGLMIKGDISVDMKQLVTWKQSVCDKMSGGVNQLLKGYGVTIIKGEANFKTSKEITVKSASGTESVQAKYFIVATGSRPIEIPGFKFDEKDICSSTGALAFDTIPKRVAVIGGGYIGLEISSYLKKLGSEVTVIEAQSALLAGVVDPDCAQVVERKLKKSGVNIMYGAKAKGQKKVKDGYEVTVEINGKEEVVKCDKILVTVGRRPNGDQTNLKAAGITVDERGFVKVDAQRRTNVSNIFAIGDICGQPMLAHKASHEGVLVAEVISGANRVYDAKTVPAVVFTDPEIASAGMTEAECKAKGYNDLMIGKFPFGANGRAVSMMETDGFVKMIADKKTHVLLGVHIVGPEASNLISEAVLAIEMGARIEDLALSIHPHPTLGETMMEAAEATLGHAIHIIQKPLKH
- a CDS encoding DUF3011 domain-containing protein; this translates as MKRIIFAMLFVCGLAPMAQADIQPFGDEINNVENSWIRPGPPGRRPDPYPGPGYPPDRPGRPPGPGRPHPPHNPNPPPYRIEYITCSSWNYQYNECYFHPWGVQQVRLNSRHTYDPCIWGRTAGAYGDRVWVSNGCQATFEIIRY
- a CDS encoding DUF72 domain-containing protein — translated: MMNTRIGISGWVYPPWRGIFYPEDLNQKKELHYASRQVQSIEINGTFYSSQWPNSFKHWYSETPDDFCFSVKGPRYITHIRRLKEVEIPLANFFATGVLYLDEKLEVFLWQFPPNFLFDEERLENFFKMLPRSFKEAAKFSKKADRHPIEYPKHIASANRPLRHAIEIRHHSFENPDFIKLLRKYDIALVFADTAGTWPYMEDITSDFLYLRLHGPEELYKSGYDDPTLRWWADRIKTWTEGRQPKDALTIIDEKPEVKTRKAYIYFDNDIKVRAPFDAQTLMKFLKSKTKETFSSQSELSL